The following DNA comes from Dehalococcoidales bacterium.
TAGGCGATGGTGCCCGCATAGGCGCCGGTTCAGTGGTAGTAAAATCAGTCCCACCAGGAGCTACCGTCGTAGGCATACCCGGACGCATAGTTGATAACCGCAGGCACCCTGCTGATCTACTTGAGCATGGCAAACTCCCGGATCCAGTAGCTGAAGCTATCCGTCTGGTACTTAATGAACAAGAGCAAATCGAAGAAAGGCTAGAAAAGCTTGAAGGGAAAAAAGGGCATCCAGTAGCGCATGAGGAGCTCAAACAAAAAGTACGCGAAGTATTGCGGGAATTTAATAGCGAAGGCGGTCATCCATGATTGTTTTGGAAGTCGTTAGCTGGGCAATTGCCATTGCCGGAGCTGCTATTATCAGCTGGGGCATTATCAAGGGTTTCTTTCAATTCATCAAGCATGAAATTGTCAGCTTTAAGAAAACTAGCCCTTCTGATTACATCCGGGAAATCCGCTTACTCGCGGGCCAGCACCTGTTACTCGGACTGGAATTCCTGATTGGAGCTGATATTATACGCACCATAATTGAACCTGGATTGGAAGAAATTGCCATCTTGGGGGCTATCGTCGCAATTCGTACCGTTATCAGCTATTTTTTAACCAGAGAAATGAAAGCAACTTGATTCGTTGCGCATGCCAACCCATTATCAGCCGGATGAAATCATTTGTCGTATAATTATCGTTGTACATTTATTCATTCTGCCCCTTGAGCAGGTATTTACAGGAGTAATTAATGATTAAAAAAGTCCTCGTAGCCAATCGTGGTGAAATCGCAATAAGGGTTATGCGTGCCGCACGTGAAATCGGCATTGCAACAGTTGCTGTCTATTCTGAGGCAGATAAAGATTCGATATTTGTTAAATATGCCGATGAAGCATACTGCATAGGGCCATCTTCTGCCCGGGAAAGCTATTTAAACATACCCACGATTATTGGTGTAGCTAAAACCTGCGGCGCTGATGCCATCCACCCTGGATACGGCTTTCTGGCAGAAAATGCAGAATTCGCGCAAGCTTGTGAAATTGCAGAAATAATTTTCGTTGGGCCGTCAAGCCGGGTACTTGAGCTGGTAGGCAACAAGACTTCTGCTCGTCAGATAGCCGCAGCAGCCGGAGTACCGGTCACACCTGGTATCAATGAGTGTGTTGATCTGGCTCAAGTTGAAAATGAAGTCGAAATAATTGGCTACCCCGTTATAATCAAACCCGCAGACGGTGGCGGCGGGATTGGTATGCAGGTTGTGTCATGCAGAAATGAGCTTAAAAAAGCGCTTGAGATGAGCTCATCGATAGCCGCTAGAGCCTTCGGCAAGGGAAATGTATATATAGAAAAATATCTGGAGCATCCACGTCATATCGAAGTCCAGATATTAGCTGATTCACATGGCAACATTGTTCATCTCGGTGAACGAGAATGCTCTATTCAACGCATGCACAATAAACTTATTGAAGAAGCACCTTCACCAGTAGTCACCCCGGAAATTCGTTCGAGAATGGGTAAACTTGCTGTTGAATTTGCACGCAGTGTAAATTATCGAGGTGTCGGGACCGTAGAGTTTATCTATTCCGAAGGACACTTTTATTTCATCGAAATGAACGCCAGAATCCAGGTCGAACATACAGTAACTGAAATGGTAACCGGCATCGATATAGTAAAAGAACAACTAAGTATTGCATCCGGATTACCACTGTCCGTTACACAAGATGAGGTCAAGATTAATGGCTGGTCATTAGAATGCCGAATTAACGCTGAAGATCCATTTAATCACTTTACACCGTCGCCGGGAGCGCTTAAAGCGTATCGCTCACCTGGTGGTATCGGCATCAGGGTAGACTCCGGTGTTTATAATGGCTTCGTCATCAGCCCCTATTATCATCCAATGATATCCAAGCTGGTCGCATGGGGGAGAAACCGGGATGAAGTGATCATCAGGATGAGGCGCGCGTTATATGAATATATTATTGTAGGGGTTAAAACCAACATCATTCTTCACAAAGCAATAATGGAAAATCCCAGATTCATCTCTGGAGACCTACGTACCGATTTTATTGACCAGGAAAAGAATCTTGTTGGTGACATGCTTCGTATACAAGAACGCGACCGCGCTTCGGTAGAACGACTCAAAGAAACTTTCAAATTTATGCCTTAAACATAAACTCATTAACAATGATGGATAATTGTTAATGTGGAAAATTACTCTGGATTGCAGGGGAATAGTATAAACAATGGCTAAAATAAGGCGCCCAATCATCATCATAGATGAAGAAAAATGTGACGGCTGCGGAGTATGCGTACCCGCATGCGCCGAAGGAGCACTGCAAATAATCGAAGGCAAGGCTAGGCTAATCAGCGAAATATATTGCGATGGACTGGGGGCTTGTCTTGGCAAATGCCCAAAGGGAGCAATAAGCATCGAAGATCGCCTGGCTACTGAATTTGATGAAAAAGCAGCTAATATCCAAGCCAAAAACAAGGAAATGGGGTCGGAGGCGGAAATCGGCAGCTGCCCTTCTGCCCTGATGGCATTATTCAACAAACCCGCTAAATCTCAACAAACCGATAGCAAGCTACCCAATCCATCTGCGCTCTATTATTGGCCAGTACAGCTTGCACTGGTGCCTCCATCTGCATCTTTCCTGCATAAAGCAGATGTATTACTGGTGGCTGACTGCGTACCGTTTGCTTATGCTAATTTCCACCGCGACCTGGTAATGGGAAGGCCTTTACTGGCCGCCTGCCCCAAGCTTGATAATTATGATGCGCATCGCAGCAAACTTGCTGAAATCTTCAACCAATCTGTACCGGCAAGTCTTTCCGTGATAAAAATGGAAGTGCCATGCTGCAACGCTTTAGTGCAAATGGCCAAGCAGGCAATGAAAGACGCAGGAAAGGAAATCCCAATTCAGGAAATTACTGTTGGCACAAATGGAAAGGTGTTATAGCAAACACTTAAATCCAGCTTTGCCTATAATATTGGCATGCTTTCTTAGTGCGCAAATCTGCTAAATCAGGCCTTTTTGATTAACCAGAGGAGTTCTTTAACCTTGGGGTTTCTCTTGCGCAGGTTTCTGGAGCCGCGATATGTATTGTATTCTTGCTCTACCAATCTCCATTCCCCATGACGTGCTATCAATGACGCAAACTCTTCGAGCGGAATTATCCCCTCATTGTTATATGAAATTGCTATATAACTCGCCCGCGTGGATTCCAACAAATCATCCAATTCCTGCCGAGCGGCTCGTTTGCTATTATAATTTGATCTTCTCCACTCGCGAGTTATTCCGCTTACCCCGGGTTGAATTTCCACCGGTACACCATCGTTAATTATATTCAGCATGAAATAATTTGAACCATAGGGATGTTGATTGTAAGGCGGATCG
Coding sequences within:
- a CDS encoding DUF1622 domain-containing protein, whose translation is MIVLEVVSWAIAIAGAAIISWGIIKGFFQFIKHEIVSFKKTSPSDYIREIRLLAGQHLLLGLEFLIGADIIRTIIEPGLEEIAILGAIVAIRTVISYFLTREMKAT
- a CDS encoding acetyl-CoA carboxylase biotin carboxylase subunit — translated: MIKKVLVANRGEIAIRVMRAAREIGIATVAVYSEADKDSIFVKYADEAYCIGPSSARESYLNIPTIIGVAKTCGADAIHPGYGFLAENAEFAQACEIAEIIFVGPSSRVLELVGNKTSARQIAAAAGVPVTPGINECVDLAQVENEVEIIGYPVIIKPADGGGGIGMQVVSCRNELKKALEMSSSIAARAFGKGNVYIEKYLEHPRHIEVQILADSHGNIVHLGERECSIQRMHNKLIEEAPSPVVTPEIRSRMGKLAVEFARSVNYRGVGTVEFIYSEGHFYFIEMNARIQVEHTVTEMVTGIDIVKEQLSIASGLPLSVTQDEVKINGWSLECRINAEDPFNHFTPSPGALKAYRSPGGIGIRVDSGVYNGFVISPYYHPMISKLVAWGRNRDEVIIRMRRALYEYIIVGVKTNIILHKAIMENPRFISGDLRTDFIDQEKNLVGDMLRIQERDRASVERLKETFKFMP
- a CDS encoding 4Fe-4S binding protein gives rise to the protein MAKIRRPIIIIDEEKCDGCGVCVPACAEGALQIIEGKARLISEIYCDGLGACLGKCPKGAISIEDRLATEFDEKAANIQAKNKEMGSEAEIGSCPSALMALFNKPAKSQQTDSKLPNPSALYYWPVQLALVPPSASFLHKADVLLVADCVPFAYANFHRDLVMGRPLLAACPKLDNYDAHRSKLAEIFNQSVPASLSVIKMEVPCCNALVQMAKQAMKDAGKEIPIQEITVGTNGKVL